GGTTGGGACACGGGCGGGAACGTGTGACCGCTCTGCCGTCCGTGTCGCAAGCTCAAGACGCGCGAGACATCGCCGAGCTGCTGCGTCCTCGCCCCCTCATTGGTCGATGTCGTCGAACAGGCTGCGTCGGTTCTGGGCGTGCTCACGTGCTTGTGCCAGCCGTTCGCGCCAGCTCGATCTGTTGGGAGTCCAGTCTCTGTCGTCTGTGTTGTCTGACACCTCACGAAGTTGCTGGTAGCTGTCACGCGCATGTTCGAACTCTGCAGCCGTGTCGAAGTCCTGTCGCTCCTGGAACGCCTCCCCGTACTTCCACAGGGCGTTCTCGACCGGATCGTCGTCCTCGTTACCGCTGAACTCTTCCGCCCAGCCGGCAGCTCTGTCTTCCAGGTAGGGGACGAGTGCGTGGCGCACGTGCTCGAACATGGCCTCGCGCTCCTGAGAGGTGAGAAGGACATCCCACGGCCAGGTACCGTCTCCCTCTTCAGTCCAATCAGCATCAGGTTGTGTGACAGCCAGCTCGGACATGCGCGCGATGGCCTGCTGTCGAACATCTTCGGGCAGGAGGCCAGCTTGGAAGAGGCGTGCCAACACACGCGGACGACTGTCGTACCCAGTCGGGGCGTCAAATTGCACGAGCCCCGCGCAGATGTCGGGATCCATAGACAGGTAGACGCGCAGGAAGCCGTCGCTGCTGGCACGCCCCAGGTAGACGAGAATTGCCTTGTGCCGGTCGTGGTACCGCAGCCAGTCCTCCTGATGCTCGCGGGGCTGCTGGCGTAGGGCGGCCACGCGACGGGCCACCTCCGGGTAGAGCGAGGGCGGGATACGCAGGAGCGTTCCCTGGCGCTGCTCGCTGTCGGGGGCGAGGCAGTCTGTACGGGTGAGCAGCGCATCGTCGGTCATGCCCACGAGGACCATGGGCATGAGATGCGGTTGAGTTGCCAGCCAGGTGGCGAAGCCCTCCCGGAGAGTGGGGTGGTGGAACGTCCAGTACCTCTGCCCGTCGGAAGAGGTGTTGAGGCTGAGGAAAGAGCCGGTTAGCGCATCTAGTACTGCAATCACAGTTAAGGGGTATGTCCGCGTTGTTTGTAGTGGCTGTCGCGGGCGCGTGTCTGACTGAGTCTTCGCCAGTGTGACCAGTGCAGATGGTGGTGGACGGTGAGGTGGTGGGGATGGAGGAGGTGGCCGATGAGGCGGCGTATCTCCGCTACGGACAGCGGTATCAGGCCACCGCTGTTTCCCCGGTCCGAGAGATCTCCCGCCCGTCCTCGGTCAGCGGCCTGACCGCGGTCTGCGCGAACATCGCCTGACCGGCACCCCTTGGCGACGCTCCTCGGCGGGGCCCCTACCGGTCCGCGGCCGAGGAGCGCCGCCGCGCCTGCCCCGCCTGGTCCCCGCCCCCGAGCCCGTCCTGGCGCGCGTCTACCGGGGGCCGGATTACCTGCTGGCACGCCGAGGTTCCGGTGAGGGAGGCTGGGGGCCGTTCGGCAGCGACAAGGGAATCGCCGGAACGATGCGGGAGTGCCGTCTGGTGGGAGAGTCGCTTTCCTGCCGGCAAGAGGGGCTTCTCCGACGTGCGAGGTGGGGGACATGCGTGCCGGCCGCTGCCGTCGGCGTGCTGCCGGTAACCGTTCGCCCGCGGGGCCGTTGATCGGGTGATACCCGTGCTGCCCTCGGTGTTGCGGGACCTCGCAAAGGCGTGTGCCGCGTACGCGACAGCGCGGTCGGCGCCCGTTCCAACTACTTCAGCGCGTGCCCGTCCTGGCCGTGAAGCCGGGGCGGGCGCCGCGATGTTCACGAGCTGTGGTGCTCGCCATCTCATTCGTCCTGTCTGGAGATTCGTGTTCCCTCCTGCTGATACCGCCACGTTCCAACCGGCCCCACCGCGCCGCTGGCACCCGGCGCTGGCGGTTCCCGCCGTTGTCCTCGCCACGCTCGTGGTTCCGCCACTCGGTGCCGCACTCGCGTTCATGGCCCGCTGGGACAAGGCCGGCCGGGCGGTAACCGTGGTCCTGGCCTCGATCTGGTTCGGTGTACTGCTTGCCACCGCCTCCGGCCCGAAGCCTGTGCGCGACGATGCGAAACCCGGTTCCCAGCCGGTGGTCACCGTCACCGTCACCGCGTCGGCCCCCACCTTGGCCGCCCCCTCTTCCACGCCTTCGCCGACACCCGTTTCGGCATCACCCACACCTGTCTCGCCGTCTGTCTCCGCACCGGCGTCGGTCCCGCCCGTTGCCGCCCCGGCCCAGCCGCAGGATCCCCAGGCTCCGCCGAGCCGGCCACACGCCCCGGCCCCGGCGCGGGCTGACGACGGGAAGGCGGGGACCTCGGATGACGCTCCGGCGGCCGTGGGGGCTTCGTCAGGCGGGAGTTCGACCAGCGGGGGAGGAGGCAGGGCGTACTACCGCAACTGCACGGCGGTCAGGGATGCGGGGGCAGCTCCGATCCGCCGCGGGGACCCCGGTTTCGACAGCCACCTCGATCGCGATGGCGACGGCATCGCCTGCGAGTGACCATGCCACCCTCGCGCGCGGGCATCGCCGGCGAAGCGGAGGCGACCTGAGATCGGATGACTCGCGTGGTGTCCGTTCCGACCCCGGGCACCACACCAAGGGGGTGCCCCCGCGTATCGGCGCGTACCCCGGGCTGACGGAGCGGCGCACCATGGTTGGGCCCGCCGCTTCGGCAGTCACCCCGAGCCGGGCAAGCCGGAATCAGGTGGTGCGGGGCGGGCGGGCTGCAGGTTCGCCTTCGCGCCGGTTGGGGCAGGCCCTCTCGTGCACGATGACTCCGCCTTCGGGGCCACCTATCGCAAGGGCCCGGGCTCCGCACCGTCTGCAGGCGGGTGGCCGATCGTCCTTTTCACCGGTGGGTCGCGCGGCGCGCGCGTTCATGAGGCGGGCCTTGTCCTGGGGCAGGCCCACACCTCGATGTCGGTGTTGTGGACGCCTTGCCGGCTGGAGATCTTTCCGCGGGAGACCGCACCGGCGGTGAGTTTCCTGCCGCAGGCAACGCAGGCCCGCCCCACACCGACCGCCCAGGGCAGGCCCTGGGCCGGGGGCAGGGGAGCGTCCGCGCATTGCAGCGTCGTCGTGGTCACGCGGCCACCCTCCCACGGGCGTCGGGGCTGTGGCGCGCGGCGGTCCGCCTCAGAGGTCGCGGGGGCGGGCTGAGTTGGGCATGCCCCGACCGGCGAGGAGTTCGGATACGCCGGCCCCTCGTGCCGCCGGCAACACCCGCCCTCGGGCAGCCCCTGTCCCTCGGTGGCCTGGGGTCCTTCGGATGTCGGCTTCACCGCGGAATCGTTCCCGCTTGTTCGCGAGATGACGCGCATGCCCGGCGCGGTTGTTCCGGCGGCCGCTCGTTGGCGCCTTCCTGACTCCGCGCTGACCTCAACCGCCGCGCCATGCTGCCCACCCGGCAGGTGATCCGAACGGACGACTGCCTGTTCGTCGGTGCTCTTGACACGGCTTGTGAAGGGCACGAGTCCGCGACGCACCAGGAACGGGCCGGCTACTGACCTTGAAGTCGTCTTGTCGTAGGGGCTGACGGTTGGTGATCGTCGCGGTATGCCGGGTGTATGAGGTATCCGCAGGGTGGGGGTCTGACCGCGGAGAGGCAAGCTTTCCGTGAGCGGGTCCGGATGGAAGCGGTCGCGATGTTCGCCGAGGGGCGGGGCAGCACGGAGATCGCGAAGGAGTTACGGGTCAGTGTCAGGTCCGTCCAGAGGTGGCGGCGGGCCTGGCGGGAGAACGGCCATGACGCGGTTCGTTCCCGTGGCCCGGCGTCGCGTCCGAAGCTGAGCGATGGGCTGTTCGCCGTGCTCGAGGAGGAGTTGGCCAAAGGCCCGATCGCGCACGGCTGGCCGGATCAGCGGTGGACGCTGGCCAGGATCAAGACGCTGATCGGCCGACGGTTCCACAAGAGCATGACGTTGTCGGGGATCTCGCAGATGCTCCGGCGTCGTGGCTGGAGCCATCAGGTTCCGGCCCGTCGGGCGGTCGAGCGTGACGAGGCGGCGGTGGC
This region of Streptomyces sp. NBC_00513 genomic DNA includes:
- a CDS encoding excalibur calcium-binding domain-containing protein, which translates into the protein MARWDKAGRAVTVVLASIWFGVLLATASGPKPVRDDAKPGSQPVVTVTVTASAPTLAAPSSTPSPTPVSASPTPVSPSVSAPASVPPVAAPAQPQDPQAPPSRPHAPAPARADDGKAGTSDDAPAAVGASSGGSSTSGGGGRAYYRNCTAVRDAGAAPIRRGDPGFDSHLDRDGDGIACE
- a CDS encoding winged helix-turn-helix domain-containing protein, whose product is MRYPQGGGLTAERQAFRERVRMEAVAMFAEGRGSTEIAKELRVSVRSVQRWRRAWRENGHDAVRSRGPASRPKLSDGLFAVLEEELAKGPIAHGWPDQRWTLARIKTLIGRRFHKSMTLSGISQMLRRRGWSHQVPARRAVERDEAAVASWVKEVWPHLEPPRRRSGPGSSSRTRQDSR